In Phaseolus vulgaris cultivar G19833 chromosome 10, P. vulgaris v2.0, whole genome shotgun sequence, a single genomic region encodes these proteins:
- the LOC137819664 gene encoding metalloendoproteinase 4-MMP-like, giving the protein MFFSLTYSFTFFFILTSSSPSYIATFTPPATKISITSHNIQSLSNADKGAKMAGISQIKRYLHRFGYLQNNNNTFNDEFDVVLESALIRYQGNLGLQVTGKLDSNTVAQMITPRCGDPDTNTRPQNHDHNHVDNVRSSKNFVFFPGKPRWSRSMPMTLTYAFARENMIHSLSMKEIRVAFQRAFLRWASVIPVSFVEVSDSEVSDLKIGFYNGEHGDGEPFDGVLGVLAHSFSPEIGRLHLDEAETWAVDFQATASEVAVDLESVATHEIGHLLGLSHSSVKEAVMYPSLRPRDKRANLNIDDIKGVQSLYGSNPNFRSEWSLESDISANKDSNFVKPLRLASSLIIIVSLMHSLCTL; this is encoded by the coding sequence ATGTTCTTTTCACTCACATATTCCTTCACGTTCTTCTTCATTCTCACATCATCATCACCTTCATACATTGCAACATTCACACCACCAGCCACCAAAATATCTATCACAAGCCACAACATTCAGAGCCTCAGCAATGCTGACAAAGGGGCAAAAATGGCAGGTATATCACAGATTAAAAGATATCTACATCGGTTTGGGTACCtacaaaacaacaacaacacttTTAACGACGAATTTGATGTCGTGTTGGAATCCGCTCTCATTAGATACCAAGGAAACCTTGGCCTCCAAGTAACAGGGAAGCTCGACTCCAACACGGTTGCTCAAATGATAACACCAAGATGTGGTGATCCAGACACAAACACAAGACCCCAGAATCACGATCACAATCACGTCGACAACGTGCGTTCTTCAAAGAATTTCGTGTTTTTCCCGGGAAAACCACGGTGGTCACGTTCAATGCCAATGACACTCACCTACGCCTTCGCGCGTGAGAACATGATCCATAGTTTGAGCATGAAGGAGATAAGAGTGGCATTCCAACGTGCATTCTTAAGATGGGCTTCGGTAATTCCAGTTAGCTTTGTCGAGGTGAGTGACTCTGAAGTTTCGGATTTGAAAATAGGGTTTTACAATGGGGAGCATGGTGATGGTGAGCCCTTTGATGGGGTGCTTGGGGTGTTGGCCCACTCCTTCTCGCCGGAGATCGGCCGCCTCCACCTTGACGAGGCAGAGACATGGGCGGTGGACTTCCAGGCCACGGCGTCGGAGGTGGCGGTGGACTTGGAGTCGGTGGCCACACATGAGATTGGCCACTTGTTAGGGTTGTCTCATAGTTCGGTGAAAGAGGCTGTGATGTATCCAAGTTTGAGGCCTAGAGATAAGAGGGCTAATCTCAACATTGATGACATAAAGGGAGTGCAATCTCTATATGGATCAAACCCTAATTTCAGATCCGAGTGGTCACTAGAATCTGATATTTCGGCAAATAAAGATTCCAACTTTGTGAAACCTTTGAGGTTGGCTTCTAGTTTGATAATTATAGTTTCTCTCATGCATAGTTTATGTACATTATAG